One segment of Panicum virgatum strain AP13 chromosome 3K, P.virgatum_v5, whole genome shotgun sequence DNA contains the following:
- the LOC120701182 gene encoding phospholipase A1-II 7-like, giving the protein SVNQRQQASSAATPSSSPTMLRGVANRWRELHGKDSWKGLLDPLDIDLRRSIISYGELAQATYDGFNREKRSPHAGACLYGRSDLLAGSGASAAADYAVTKFVYATSALPVPDAFLRLPPPALRDSAWCRESNWIGYVAAATDGGAARLGRRDIVVAWRGTMRNLEWVDDLDFTPVPAAPVLGAAAAAHPLAMAHRGFLSVYRSSNANSKFNKSSARDQVFEEVRRLMELYKDEVTSITTTGHSLGASLATLNAVDIVANGLNAPPSSKPPCPVTAIVFASPHVGDHFFKVAFRSFRDLRALHVKNTHDVVPAYPPVGYLDVAVPLPITTGRSPYLRHPATLLALHNLECYLHGVAGEQGSAGGFKLEVERDVALANKRVDALRDEYPVPADWWVAKNKGMVLGADGHWMLQDFMQV; this is encoded by the exons TCGGTTAACCAGCGCCAACAAGCTAGCAGCGCAGCCACGCCGTCGTCATCGCCGACGATGCTTCGAGGCGTAGCCAACAGGTGGCGCGAGCTCCATGGCAAGGACTCGTGGAAGGGCCTCCTGGACCCGCTCGACATCGACCTCCGCAGGTCCATCATCTCCTACGGCGAGCTCGCGCAGGCCACCTACGACGGCTTCAACCGGGAGAAGCgctcgccgcacgccggcgcctGCCTGTACGGCCGCTCCGACCTGCTGGCCGGCTCGGgcgcgtcggccgccgccgactaCGCCGTCACCAAGTTCGTCTACGCCACGTCGGCGCTGCCCGTGCCGGACGCGTtcctccgcctgccgccgccggcgctcaggGACTCGGCGTGGTGCAGGGAGTCCAACTGGATCGGGTacgtcgcggcggcgaccgacgGGGGCGCGGCCAGGCTGGGGCGGCGCGACATCGTCGTGGCGTGGCGCGGGACCATGAGGAACCTGGAGTGGGTCGACGACCTGGACTTCACGCCGGTGCCCgccgcgccggtgctgggcgccgcggcggccgcgcaccCGCTCGCCATGGCGCACAGGGGCTTCCTGTCGGTGTACAGGTCCAGCAACGCAAACTCCAAGTTCAACAAGTCCAGTGCCAGAGATCAG GTTTTTGAGGAGGTGAGGAGGCTGATGGAGTTGTACAAGGACGAGGTAACCAGCATCACCACCACCGGCCACAGCCTCGGGGCCTCCCTCGCCACACTCAACGCCGTCGACATCGTCGCCAACGGCCTCAACGCACCGCCGAGCAGCAAGCCGCCATGCCCGGTGACGGCCATCGTCTTCGCGAGCCCGCACGTGGGGGACCATTTCTTCAAGGTGGCCTTCCGCTCGTTCCGCGACCTCAGGGCCCTCCACGTGAAGAACACCCACGACGTCGTGCCAGCGTACCCGCCGGTCGGCTACCTCGACGTGGCCGTGCCGCTGCCCATCACCACCGGCCGGTCGCCCTACCTGCGCCACCCGGCCACGCTGCTGGCGCTCCACAACCTCGAGTGCTACCTgcacggcgtcgccggcgagcagggGAGCGCCGGCGGGTTCAAGCTGGAGGTGGAGCGCGACGTCGCGCTGGCGAACAAGCGCGTCGACGCGCTGAGGGACGAGTACCCGGTGCCGGCGGACTGGTGGGTGGCCAAGAACAAGGGCATGGTCTTGGGCGCCGACGGGCACTGGATGCTTCAGGACTTCATGCAAGTCTAG